The uncultured Methanomethylovorans sp. genome contains a region encoding:
- the hisD gene encoding histidinol dehydrogenase produces the protein MLYGKLSELPEKDIQALIERGGGELANVNDTVSSILADVRSNGDVALREYTHRFDGAKIDAIEVSQEEIKKAYNIIDKELIKHLEIAAHNIRKFHEAQMPDKIWFMQLSPGIELGQKVTALTSVGAYVPGGRASYPSTALMTIIPAKVAGVKNIVMCTPPGPDGSVNPLTLAAAKVAGADHVYRVGGVQAIAAMAYGTESVMKVDKIIGPGNVYVTAAKMQIRDMVEIDFPAGPSEVLIIADDSAHPEMIASDMIAQAEHDPQSVSVLVTTSEKLASKVKEEVLKQAQSTLRKEIVSSSLKNAAILIADSIEQCIDLSNSFAPEHLEIMTKNNNATLENIEHAGSIFVGNYAPVPVGDYASGTNHVLPTAGYARMYSGLNIMHFLKVSSIQRISKEGLATIRDTVISLAEKEGLQAHADAVRMRFSR, from the coding sequence ATGCTTTACGGAAAATTATCAGAGCTTCCTGAAAAGGATATACAGGCACTCATAGAAAGAGGAGGAGGGGAACTTGCTAATGTCAATGATACTGTTTCCTCTATCCTTGCAGATGTGCGTAGCAACGGAGATGTAGCCCTTCGAGAATATACACACCGTTTTGATGGTGCAAAGATCGATGCCATCGAAGTATCCCAAGAAGAGATAAAAAAAGCATACAACATTATAGATAAGGAACTCATCAAGCATCTGGAAATAGCTGCACATAATATCCGCAAATTCCATGAGGCACAGATGCCTGATAAAATATGGTTCATGCAGCTTTCCCCAGGGATAGAACTTGGACAAAAGGTCACTGCCCTTACAAGCGTGGGTGCTTACGTACCCGGCGGCAGGGCTTCCTATCCTTCAACCGCACTCATGACTATCATACCTGCAAAGGTTGCGGGTGTTAAAAATATTGTAATGTGCACGCCTCCCGGCCCTGATGGAAGCGTTAACCCCCTTACTCTGGCAGCAGCAAAAGTTGCTGGTGCTGACCATGTTTACCGTGTAGGCGGTGTACAGGCAATAGCTGCAATGGCTTATGGTACTGAGAGTGTAATGAAAGTGGACAAGATCATAGGTCCCGGAAATGTGTATGTAACAGCAGCCAAGATGCAGATAAGAGATATGGTAGAGATAGATTTCCCTGCAGGGCCAAGTGAAGTCCTTATCATTGCCGATGACTCGGCACATCCTGAAATGATTGCATCCGACATGATAGCACAGGCAGAGCATGATCCTCAATCTGTATCAGTACTTGTAACCACCTCGGAGAAACTGGCTTCTAAGGTTAAAGAAGAAGTACTGAAACAGGCACAAAGCACCTTAAGAAAAGAGATAGTAAGTTCATCACTTAAAAATGCAGCTATACTGATAGCTGATTCCATAGAGCAGTGCATAGATCTCTCCAACAGCTTCGCTCCTGAACACCTGGAGATTATGACTAAGAACAACAATGCAACACTTGAGAACATAGAACATGCGGGTTCCATTTTCGTAGGTAACTATGCCCCTGTTCCCGTAGGGGATTATGCATCTGGTACAAATCATGTATTACCCACTGCCGGATATGCTAGAATGTACTCTGGCCTCAATATAATGCATTTCCTGAAGGTTTCCAGTATCCAGCGCATTAGCAAGGAAGGACTTGCCACGATAAGAGATACTGTGATCTCACTCGCTGAGAAAGAAGGGCTACAGGCACATGCTGATGCCGTTCGTATGCGCTTTTCCAGATAA
- a CDS encoding DUF1699 family protein — protein sequence MKIRVVSSREEINELSPNEKVIHLAFRPSNKDIFSLVQTCTKVEVIQIPSSYRRTVSKSIEMFLQMQNIKLVEGDVWGHRKDINEYFSISPAIIDKIKEMKAEGIPEAEIADKIEREGKLNREMIFYILGKQK from the coding sequence ATGAAAATAAGAGTTGTAAGTTCCAGAGAAGAGATTAATGAACTGAGTCCTAATGAGAAAGTGATACATCTCGCTTTCCGCCCTTCGAACAAGGATATATTTAGCCTTGTACAGACCTGCACAAAGGTAGAGGTCATTCAGATACCGAGTTCATACAGAAGAACAGTTTCCAAGTCCATAGAAATGTTTTTGCAAATGCAGAATATCAAGCTGGTGGAAGGAGATGTATGGGGTCACAGGAAGGATATAAACGAATACTTCAGCATATCACCTGCAATCATAGACAAAATTAAGGAAATGAAGGCTGAGGGCATACCTGAAGCGGAGATAGCTGATAAGATTGAGAGGGAAGGAAAACTTAACAGGGAAATGATATTCTACATACTTGGAAAGCAAAAGTAG
- the cobA gene encoding uroporphyrinogen-III C-methyltransferase, giving the protein MTDNGKVYLVGSGPGDPELLTLKARRLIDSADVIIYDQLPGEAILSSIPEKIEKIDAGKYAGDHTLSQDRINELIVEKAKKGKMVVRLKGGDPYVFGRGGEEAQELIKAGISFEIVPGITSAISAPAYAGIPVTHRDHASMVTFITGHEDPTKEESALDWETLAKFSGTIVILMGVKMLERNVNELMRYGKDPSTPIALIERGTRPDQKVTVGTLENIVSLKKEKKVKAPAITIIGDVVKLHDELGEQIFGRS; this is encoded by the coding sequence ATGACTGATAACGGAAAAGTATATCTTGTTGGTTCTGGTCCCGGAGACCCAGAGCTGCTTACTTTGAAAGCAAGAAGGCTTATTGACAGTGCAGACGTGATCATATACGACCAGCTTCCGGGTGAAGCAATACTTTCTTCAATCCCTGAAAAGATAGAGAAGATAGATGCGGGAAAGTATGCAGGTGACCACACTTTATCCCAGGACAGGATTAACGAACTGATTGTGGAAAAGGCAAAGAAAGGAAAGATGGTAGTACGCCTCAAGGGAGGAGACCCTTACGTATTTGGAAGGGGCGGAGAGGAAGCTCAGGAATTAATAAAGGCAGGAATTAGTTTTGAGATTGTGCCAGGCATAACATCTGCTATTTCCGCACCTGCCTATGCAGGAATTCCTGTAACGCACAGAGATCATGCCTCAATGGTCACTTTTATAACCGGTCATGAAGACCCCACCAAGGAAGAAAGCGCTCTGGACTGGGAAACACTTGCAAAGTTCTCTGGTACGATTGTGATTCTGATGGGCGTCAAGATGCTGGAACGCAATGTGAATGAACTTATGAGATACGGCAAAGATCCGTCAACACCAATAGCACTCATAGAACGGGGAACCCGGCCTGACCAGAAAGTAACTGTGGGTACTCTTGAGAACATTGTCTCCCTCAAAAAGGAAAAAAAGGTAAAAGCTCCGGCTATTACAATAATTGGTGATGTCGTGAAATTGCATGATGAACTTGGCGAACAGATCTTTGGAAGGAGTTAA
- a CDS encoding uroporphyrinogen-III synthase produces MTEEKRPVIAIMRPSVYKEESVKLAESMGFEAMAVPMIELTGMQDSSFKPFFEHIVKKEADYVIFTSANGLDFTLRKIPYAMRDMFIEALNRINVIAIGPTTKKALEEKGINVMGMPGVYSSKGLVEYLCKDVRGKNVDLARSVFGSSVLTEGLTRCGANVLETKVYSLFKPDGEEQKDLIRSALEGKITAFAFTSSMMIHNFFEVAKEMEAENEIQKVLNGSIVAAIGLPTAETLRSYKVNVSVIPEEYTFEEILRKVKDMLPACS; encoded by the coding sequence ATGACAGAAGAAAAAAGACCTGTGATTGCCATCATGCGGCCATCAGTATATAAAGAAGAATCAGTAAAGCTTGCAGAATCCATGGGATTTGAAGCTATGGCTGTTCCTATGATAGAACTTACAGGAATGCAGGATTCTTCATTCAAGCCCTTTTTTGAGCATATTGTAAAAAAAGAAGCAGACTATGTAATATTCACAAGTGCCAACGGACTGGACTTCACATTGCGGAAGATACCCTACGCTATGCGCGATATGTTCATAGAAGCTTTAAATCGTATAAATGTCATAGCTATCGGGCCTACTACTAAAAAAGCCCTCGAAGAAAAAGGTATAAATGTCATGGGGATGCCCGGAGTGTACAGTTCAAAGGGCCTTGTAGAATATCTTTGTAAGGACGTAAGAGGTAAAAATGTAGACTTGGCTCGCAGCGTCTTTGGTTCAAGTGTGCTCACAGAGGGACTTACCCGTTGTGGCGCAAATGTGCTGGAAACAAAGGTATACAGCTTATTCAAACCTGATGGCGAGGAGCAAAAGGATCTGATAAGATCTGCTTTAGAAGGCAAGATCACAGCGTTTGCATTTACCAGTTCTATGATGATACATAATTTCTTTGAAGTGGCAAAAGAAATGGAAGCCGAAAATGAGATACAAAAGGTGCTTAATGGATCTATAGTAGCAGCTATTGGCTTGCCTACAGCTGAAACATTGCGTAGCTACAAAGTAAATGTATCCGTAATTCCAGAGGAGTACACTTTTGAAGAAATATTAAGGAAAGTCAAGGATATGCTTCCTGCATGTTCCTGA
- the ahbC gene encoding 12,18-didecarboxysiroheme deacetylase, producing the protein MIGISKLYCGTVEPSDALRYCRDSKKLPSHLLQFSIDKKPVVVWNVTRRCNLKCAHCYAHSRDIEYKNELTTEEGKALIDDLAEFGSPVILFSGGEPLMRKDLPELAAYAKSKGRRAVISTNGTLIDKETAKKLKEIGLSYVGISLDGMRETNDKFRGSAGAFDAALEGLRNCRSEGIKVGLRFTINKHNVHDIPAIFDLLEKENIPRICFYHLVYAGRGSNMIEEDLSLQESREVVDLIMEKTRELHEKGMPVEVLTVDNHCDGPYIYLKLLKEDPERAAEVYSLLQMNQGNSTGIGIGCVSWDGAVHPDQFWRHYTFGNIRERKFSEIWRDTTDELMAGLKDRKPLIKQHADRCAKCKWLEVCNANFRVRAEAVYDNVWADDPACYLTDEEIDYNRKD; encoded by the coding sequence ATGATCGGAATTTCAAAACTATATTGTGGGACCGTGGAACCATCGGATGCTCTAAGATACTGCAGGGATTCTAAAAAACTCCCCTCCCATCTTTTGCAGTTCTCAATTGACAAAAAACCTGTTGTCGTATGGAATGTGACCAGACGCTGCAACCTGAAATGTGCTCACTGTTATGCACATTCCAGAGATATAGAGTATAAGAATGAACTTACTACCGAGGAAGGCAAGGCACTTATAGATGATCTTGCTGAATTTGGCTCTCCTGTGATTCTTTTCTCTGGCGGGGAACCTCTGATGCGCAAGGATCTTCCAGAACTAGCCGCATATGCCAAGTCCAAGGGCAGAAGAGCAGTAATCTCCACGAATGGAACCCTCATAGATAAAGAAACGGCAAAAAAACTGAAAGAAATCGGATTATCTTATGTGGGCATTTCACTTGACGGCATGAGGGAGACAAATGATAAATTCAGAGGATCTGCAGGAGCTTTTGATGCTGCTCTTGAAGGACTGCGCAACTGCAGAAGTGAGGGTATCAAAGTTGGCCTTAGGTTCACCATCAATAAGCATAATGTGCATGATATTCCCGCCATATTCGACCTGCTAGAAAAAGAGAACATCCCACGCATATGTTTCTATCACCTGGTGTATGCAGGCAGAGGCTCAAATATGATAGAAGAAGACCTAAGTCTTCAAGAAAGCCGAGAGGTAGTGGACCTGATAATGGAAAAAACCAGAGAGCTGCATGAAAAAGGAATGCCTGTAGAAGTTCTTACGGTTGATAATCATTGTGATGGTCCTTACATCTATCTTAAGCTTCTCAAAGAAGACCCGGAAAGAGCTGCAGAGGTATATTCACTGCTGCAGATGAACCAGGGGAACTCCACAGGCATAGGCATAGGTTGTGTCTCATGGGATGGTGCGGTGCATCCAGACCAGTTCTGGAGACATTATACTTTTGGAAATATCCGGGAAAGGAAGTTCAGTGAGATCTGGAGAGATACTACTGATGAGCTGATGGCAGGTCTTAAGGACCGTAAACCTCTGATAAAACAACATGCTGACAGATGTGCAAAATGCAAATGGCTGGAAGTATGCAATGCTAATTTCAGGGTAAGGGCTGAAGCTGTTTATGACAATGTATGGGCTGATGACCCGGCCTGCTACCTCACCGACGAGGAAATTGACTACAATAGGAAGGATTAA
- a CDS encoding desulfoferrodoxin family protein, translating to MQFGEVLKGKEAEGKEKHVPTIEVIRGHGSTGADFVRVVVGKEVPHPNTVEHHIEWVELYGITKDGKTIDFGRMNFEPVHTQPIASFHVNNIDNFKAFCALEYCNIHGVWQNCIEV from the coding sequence ATGCAATTTGGGGAAGTACTCAAAGGAAAAGAAGCAGAAGGTAAAGAGAAGCATGTTCCGACCATAGAAGTCATAAGAGGTCATGGGTCAACAGGTGCTGATTTTGTAAGGGTAGTTGTGGGTAAGGAAGTACCCCATCCCAACACAGTGGAACACCACATTGAATGGGTGGAACTTTACGGTATTACAAAGGATGGAAAGACCATTGACTTTGGAAGAATGAACTTTGAGCCTGTGCACACACAGCCAATAGCCAGCTTCCATGTCAATAATATTGATAATTTCAAGGCATTCTGCGCTCTGGAATACTGCAACATCCATGGTGTATGGCAGAACTGTATCGAAGTTTAA
- a CDS encoding ferritin: protein MLKALNEQINKEMYSAYLYLSMSAHCSHVGLDGFANWFMVQYQEENLHAMNIYSYINDQGEEVVLQAIEKPPSEFGTPMEMFLATLKHEQFITKSIHGLVTLALDEKDYATQIFLQWFVTEQIEEENNDNEIISKLKLIGDNASSLFVLDKELSVRVFTPPPAEE, encoded by the coding sequence ATGTTGAAAGCACTTAATGAGCAGATCAACAAGGAGATGTATTCAGCTTATCTTTATCTTTCCATGTCTGCACATTGTAGCCACGTTGGATTGGATGGTTTTGCCAACTGGTTCATGGTGCAGTATCAGGAAGAAAACCTGCACGCAATGAATATCTACAGCTACATAAATGATCAGGGTGAAGAAGTAGTCCTCCAGGCTATAGAGAAGCCGCCATCGGAGTTTGGCACACCCATGGAAATGTTCCTGGCTACATTGAAGCATGAACAGTTTATAACAAAGTCTATTCACGGACTGGTAACTCTTGCCTTGGATGAAAAAGACTATGCTACTCAGATATTCCTCCAATGGTTCGTTACAGAACAGATCGAAGAAGAGAATAATGACAATGAGATCATATCCAAGCTTAAGCTTATAGGAGATAACGCCAGTAGTCTATTCGTACTTGACAAAGAACTCTCAGTGCGTGTGTTCACACCACCACCGGCAGAAGAATGA
- a CDS encoding valine--tRNA ligase, translated as MTIPKEYIPHEVEPKWKEAWNMSMYHFDWEDYKRPQFIIDTPPPYPTGNFHIGNSLNWCYIDFVARYKRMCGYNVMFPQGWDCHGLPTEVKVEEIHKITKNHVPREEFRRMCRELTIGNIAKMRNTMMNLGFSVDWSNEFITMEPAYYSKTQRSFRRMYDMDRIYQSEHPVNWCPRCETAIAFAEVEYEGRTTKLNFLNFDKLKIATTRPELMAACVAVAINPEDERYNAHIGSKVKVPLFGHEVPVIGDSVVDPAFGTGVVMICTFGDKQDVRWWVEHKLPLRKAIDKNGLMTKIAGKYAGMTIPKCKEAVIADLKAEGYLYEQKELEQNVGMCWRCSTPIEILSEKQWFVKIDTNDVKKAADEINWTPEHMKVRLENWLGTMEWDWCISRQRIFATPIPVWYCKECGEVMVAKEEWMPIDPTQESPKEPCSKCGSTNFEPEEDVLDTWMDSSITVQHVTGWLTDHKRRLPAQLRPQGHDIIRTWTFYTILRSMALAGKRPWDSILVNGMVLGEDGHKMSKSLGNIISPEEVIEKYSADSFRQWAAIGGAPGSDVMFRWKDVVSASRFFAKMWSIYRFSASHFDNLDKSDVVGKEELHIVDRWLFDKLYELITTVTANMDAYQFDEAFKAIRGFAWEVVADNYIELVKSRLYGNNVMDRKAAQYTLYVTIDVLAKLLAPFAPFFAEEMYSRLGTGSVHIQSWPKADASWKDEEASKSGELIKEIVSNVRRYKSEHGIALNAPLKKLEIYGVSTDAIDIIGATNTPVEVIAGNPDFEHVPVNVKPNMGVIGPKFKGQAKAIIEALIEANPKKVVSEMEQNGKISLHTSSGIVELGPESVEIEKEVISAGRAVDVLDVRGIPVVVIR; from the coding sequence ATGACAATTCCAAAAGAATATATCCCTCATGAAGTCGAGCCAAAGTGGAAAGAAGCATGGAACATGTCCATGTACCATTTCGACTGGGAAGATTATAAAAGACCGCAGTTCATCATCGACACACCTCCACCTTATCCTACTGGTAATTTCCACATAGGAAACTCTCTCAACTGGTGTTACATTGATTTTGTTGCACGTTACAAGCGTATGTGCGGATACAATGTGATGTTTCCACAGGGATGGGACTGCCATGGACTTCCTACAGAAGTAAAGGTGGAAGAAATCCACAAGATCACAAAGAACCATGTACCTAGGGAAGAGTTCAGGAGAATGTGCCGTGAACTGACAATCGGTAACATTGCAAAGATGCGTAATACAATGATGAACTTAGGTTTCTCCGTGGACTGGAGTAATGAGTTCATCACCATGGAACCTGCATACTACTCCAAAACACAGCGCTCTTTCCGCAGGATGTACGATATGGATAGGATATACCAGTCCGAGCATCCTGTTAACTGGTGTCCAAGATGTGAAACTGCTATTGCCTTTGCAGAAGTAGAATATGAAGGCAGGACAACAAAACTGAATTTCCTTAATTTTGATAAATTAAAGATTGCCACCACCAGGCCTGAACTAATGGCAGCATGTGTGGCAGTTGCAATTAATCCTGAAGATGAACGCTACAACGCACATATTGGAAGTAAGGTAAAAGTACCTCTTTTTGGACATGAAGTTCCCGTAATAGGCGATAGTGTAGTTGATCCTGCATTTGGTACGGGTGTTGTGATGATCTGTACTTTTGGTGATAAGCAGGATGTGCGCTGGTGGGTGGAACATAAGCTACCCTTGCGTAAGGCAATTGATAAGAACGGCCTTATGACAAAGATCGCAGGCAAATACGCAGGTATGACAATTCCGAAATGTAAGGAAGCTGTTATAGCAGATCTGAAAGCAGAAGGCTACCTATACGAGCAGAAGGAACTCGAGCAGAATGTAGGAATGTGCTGGAGATGTAGCACACCCATTGAGATCCTATCTGAAAAGCAGTGGTTCGTCAAGATAGATACCAATGATGTCAAAAAGGCTGCCGATGAGATCAACTGGACACCTGAGCACATGAAGGTCAGGCTCGAGAACTGGCTGGGTACAATGGAATGGGACTGGTGTATATCCAGACAGCGCATATTTGCAACTCCTATACCTGTATGGTATTGTAAGGAATGTGGAGAGGTAATGGTAGCAAAGGAAGAGTGGATGCCCATTGACCCTACACAGGAATCACCCAAGGAACCATGCAGCAAATGCGGTAGCACTAATTTCGAACCCGAAGAGGATGTGCTTGATACATGGATGGATTCATCTATAACCGTTCAGCATGTGACTGGCTGGCTCACTGATCACAAAAGGAGACTTCCGGCACAACTGAGACCACAGGGCCATGATATTATCAGGACATGGACCTTCTATACAATTCTCCGCTCCATGGCACTTGCAGGCAAACGCCCCTGGGATTCCATACTTGTGAATGGTATGGTCCTGGGAGAGGATGGCCACAAAATGAGCAAGTCCCTGGGCAATATAATCTCTCCCGAAGAAGTCATCGAAAAATACAGCGCTGATTCATTCAGACAATGGGCAGCTATCGGAGGTGCTCCGGGTTCAGACGTAATGTTCCGCTGGAAGGATGTAGTATCCGCATCACGCTTCTTTGCCAAGATGTGGAGTATATACAGGTTCTCTGCATCCCACTTCGATAATCTGGATAAATCCGATGTAGTCGGGAAAGAGGAACTCCATATTGTTGACAGATGGCTGTTCGATAAGTTGTACGAACTGATAACTACAGTAACTGCGAACATGGATGCATATCAGTTCGATGAGGCGTTCAAGGCCATAAGAGGTTTTGCCTGGGAAGTTGTAGCAGACAATTATATAGAACTTGTCAAATCCCGCTTGTATGGTAACAATGTAATGGACCGAAAAGCAGCGCAATATACCTTATACGTGACAATAGACGTATTGGCTAAATTGCTTGCCCCATTTGCACCTTTCTTCGCAGAGGAAATGTATTCGAGGCTGGGAACCGGCAGTGTACATATACAATCCTGGCCAAAGGCTGACGCCTCCTGGAAGGATGAAGAAGCAAGCAAGTCAGGAGAACTCATAAAAGAGATCGTAAGCAATGTAAGGAGATATAAATCCGAACATGGCATAGCCCTTAACGCTCCTTTGAAGAAATTGGAGATATATGGAGTTTCTACTGATGCGATAGATATCATTGGTGCAACAAACACACCAGTAGAAGTGATTGCAGGCAACCCTGATTTCGAACACGTCCCCGTGAATGTCAAGCCTAACATGGGAGTTATTGGCCCTAAATTCAAAGGTCAGGCAAAAGCTATAATTGAAGCTTTGATTGAAGCTAACCCGAAAAAGGTAGTAAGCGAGATGGAGCAGAATGGCAAGATCAGTCTGCACACTAGTAGTGGTATTGTAGAGCTTGGTCCTGAGAGCGTGGAAATCGAAAAAGAAGTGATATCTGCTGGCAGAGCTGTGGATGTTCTGGATGTAAGAGGCATTCCAGTTGTAGTAATTAGATGA
- a CDS encoding RNA-binding protein has translation MKIRGRIQLRKSAKNKLLDDLTLIYGDTVVQKFASSKFEHAEAGDTSVILIDGKVLLFAVDNIYFPTVRGVMELGFEKNMVVVDSGAVRFVVNGADVMSPGIVRADESILKGDPVIIKEEKYGKPLAIGKALVPGTEMVSDSGKAVKSLHHVGDEIWNLEL, from the coding sequence TTGAAGATCAGAGGAAGGATACAACTTAGGAAATCTGCCAAAAATAAACTGCTTGATGACCTCACATTGATATATGGAGACACAGTAGTGCAGAAGTTTGCATCGAGCAAATTCGAACATGCTGAGGCAGGCGATACTTCTGTGATACTCATAGACGGGAAAGTGCTTCTATTTGCAGTTGACAATATCTATTTCCCGACTGTGCGAGGCGTCATGGAACTTGGCTTTGAGAAGAATATGGTAGTTGTTGATTCGGGTGCCGTGCGCTTTGTGGTAAATGGTGCGGATGTTATGAGTCCCGGCATAGTCCGTGCTGATGAGAGTATTTTGAAAGGCGATCCTGTGATCATCAAAGAAGAGAAATATGGTAAGCCTCTTGCCATCGGTAAGGCACTTGTTCCGGGAACAGAAATGGTTTCTGATTCTGGAAAAGCTGTGAAATCCCTGCATCATGTGGGTGATGAGATATGGAATCTCGAATTGTAG
- the sepF gene encoding cell division protein SepF — translation MAKIMDKFFGATKKSSTGEDEFTELDLSKYEEVVGEEPAETYVRVAELTNLNDLALLKKEVYEGNILMIDISTIKNDKLMLDRALKDLKDVVIDVHGDIAGLKEDQVLVTPMGIKIDRSKIVGGRY, via the coding sequence ATGGCAAAGATAATGGATAAGTTTTTTGGCGCAACTAAAAAATCGTCTACCGGTGAAGATGAGTTCACTGAGCTTGATCTGAGCAAGTATGAAGAAGTGGTAGGAGAAGAGCCTGCGGAAACATATGTGAGAGTAGCAGAGCTTACTAACCTGAATGATCTTGCATTGCTCAAGAAAGAAGTGTATGAGGGCAATATCCTAATGATCGATATATCCACTATCAAAAATGATAAACTCATGCTGGACAGGGCTCTGAAGGACCTGAAGGATGTTGTCATAGATGTGCATGGAGACATAGCCGGACTTAAAGAAGACCAGGTACTTGTAACCCCCATGGGCATCAAAATTGATCGTTCAAAGATAGTTGGTGGAAGATATTGA
- a CDS encoding ZPR1 zinc finger domain-containing protein: MTVESLQNAFITRTQCPLCHKEILINWERDDIPYFGDVMYITACCDCSFRFTDTIILSQKEPVRYELIIEGPEDLYAKFVRSTSGTIKVPELGIMVEPGSISESYITNIEGLLDRILGVVVTATKWVAEEPEKYERGLQLQEMIQQAIDGKQKLTIIVEDPLGNSAIISEKAVCCKLTPEEARTLKTGMIVFDAESSEIEIDSYDEHMIGN; this comes from the coding sequence TTGACAGTTGAGTCTTTACAGAACGCATTCATAACTCGTACGCAGTGCCCTCTGTGCCACAAAGAGATTCTGATAAACTGGGAAAGGGATGACATCCCATATTTTGGGGATGTCATGTATATTACGGCATGCTGCGATTGTAGTTTTCGCTTCACTGATACGATAATCCTATCTCAGAAAGAACCAGTGAGATATGAATTGATCATAGAGGGGCCTGAAGATCTTTATGCTAAGTTTGTGCGCTCCACCTCAGGAACCATAAAAGTACCTGAACTTGGAATAATGGTTGAACCGGGGTCCATCTCTGAATCTTATATTACTAATATTGAAGGTTTGCTTGATCGAATACTTGGAGTGGTGGTCACTGCAACTAAATGGGTTGCAGAAGAACCTGAAAAATACGAACGTGGCCTGCAGTTGCAAGAAATGATACAGCAGGCAATAGATGGTAAGCAGAAACTCACTATAATAGTAGAAGATCCTCTGGGAAACAGTGCTATAATATCTGAAAAGGCTGTATGCTGCAAGCTTACTCCGGAAGAGGCACGTACGCTGAAAACGGGTATGATAGTATTTGATGCGGAGAGTTCTGAGATCGAGATAGATTCATATGATGAACATATGATCGGAAATTAA